The genome window GAGGATCTACCCGCCGGGCAAAGAAAGGCCCTCTTATTCTTTTGTGTCGGCAAAGGTTATGATCACGTCTCGAGGTTGGCCTTCGACAGGGTAATGGAGCTGTACCATCCCGCGGAACTCGGGGTGACCGTCGACGGGTATCCCGTCCTGGAGCATGTCGATGACCAGGGCGACCGTTTCTTCTTCATGCGCCAAGAGACTCTTGTCAGTTACGACTTCCGAAGGTATTTGCCCATCCTGAAGGAATACTTTCGCGACATTGACGTCGCTGCCGAGGTGAACTGGCACGAGGGAGCCAACGCTCCCGACCGGGTCCTGACGGTCCACACCGTGGGCGACGTGAACGCCGGTGTCTTTCCTCCCGCCGATCCGGGTTACATGAGGAACATCCTCCACGCCCTGGAAGAGGAGCGGGCCCGGGCGGGGCTCGAAGACTTCAGCGTGGTGACCGAGGCCACCCACTGGACGGGGACTTTCAAGGGACAGGACCCGCGACTGCTGGGCGAGTTTCCTGTCCGCATGCTCGACATCGAGGTGGGAAGCACTCCCGTCAGCTGGCAGGATCCCCGCGCCGTGGAGGTGATGATGAAGAGCCTGGTGAAACCCTTTTCGAATTTTGAACGCCTTTACAAGATCCTCTGCGTGGGTGGCGTCCACTTCGAGAGTTCCTTCTCCGACGCGGCCCTGGGCGATTTTCCCTTTGGGATATCCCACATCCTCCCCAACCAGTGGATCGTCACCGGGGACTACGCGTCCGAAGAGGGTTACGAAAAACTGCACTCGGCCGCCTCGAGCATCAGGGGAGACATCGATGCCGTGGTCTACCACGAAGGAATAAAGGCCGCTTTCCGCGACCAGTGCCGGAGGCTCGGCGGTGAACTGGACGTGCCCGTCTTAAAGCATAAAGCGCTCCGCCGGCCCGAAACGATCGACTTCGCCCCTTGAGCGGGGCCTTCACCGGTCCTATCCCTTTTTCCCCGCCTGTTCGGCCCTCATCCAGGACTGGAGATCGCTGGAGGTGTAAGCCAAGTGGTGGGCCAAGGCGGCCACGGATCCTTCGAGGTCGCCGACCGTCACCGCCGCCAGGATCCCGCGGTGCTGCTGCTGCGATTCGTTTCTCATCGAGTCAAGGTGGTTCCTGATGGTTCGGTCCGTCTTCTGCCTGAGCCGGGACACCATGTCGAGGGTAAGCGGCCGGTCGGCCGGCTCGTAGAAAAGGGTGTGGAAGAGGAAGTTCTGGTCGCGCCAGCGGATGCAGTCCTCCTCCTTCTCCATCCGGCTCAGGACTTCGTCGGCATCCTGGATTATCTTGCGGGTTATGCCGGGGAAGGCAATCCTCATCAGGCCGGTCTCGAGGGCGGCGACCATCTCGTAGAGTTCCCGGGCCTCCTCCAGGGAGAGTTCCGTGACGAAGGCCCCTCGGTACCCTCGGAACTCCACGAGCCCCTCCGTCTCGAGCAGCCTCAGCGCCTCCCTCAGCGGGATGGGGCTCACGCCCAGGCTTTGGGCTATCCGGGCCTGGTGAAGCGGCCCTCCCTCCTCGAGCACTCCTCTGTAGATGGCGTCCCGCAGCACCGCCGCTATGTGATGGGGTGCGCTGGCGTCGCCGCTCATCCTTCCGGCCAGTTCCTCAAGAATTCTGTCATTCATAGCTGGA of Thermovirga sp. contains these proteins:
- a CDS encoding GntR family transcriptional regulator, which encodes MNDRILEELAGRMSGDASAPHHIAAVLRDAIYRGVLEEGGPLHQARIAQSLGVSPIPLREALRLLETEGLVEFRGYRGAFVTELSLEEARELYEMVAALETGLMRIAFPGITRKIIQDADEVLSRMEKEEDCIRWRDQNFLFHTLFYEPADRPLTLDMVSRLRQKTDRTIRNHLDSMRNESQQQHRGILAAVTVGDLEGSVAALAHHLAYTSSDLQSWMRAEQAGKKG